In Haematobia irritans isolate KBUSLIRL chromosome 1, ASM5000362v1, whole genome shotgun sequence, a genomic segment contains:
- the LOC142221254 gene encoding serine palmitoyltransferase small subunit A → MLQIIKKSLFNLYLQYELVTNIYMFEPWEKKLINGFVALILGLVLFSSYFYLPSYIETFLQFVTPQQQHDSITATTTTGPTASPPYAAPILQAEKISIG, encoded by the exons atgctGCAAATAATCAAGAAATCTCTGTTTAACCTTTACCTGCAATATGAATTGGTCACCAATATTTACATGTTTGAGCCATGGGAGAAAAAGCTAATTA ATGGTTTCGTGGCTTTAATTTTGGGTCTAGTTCTATTCTCTAGTTATTTCTATTTGCCCTCCTATATTGAAACTTTCCTACAGTTTGTAAcgccacaacaacaacatgatTCGATTACGGCGACAACAACGACGGGACCCACAGCTTCACCACCATATGCCGCTCCCATTCTACAAGCTGAGAAGATAAGTATAGGTTAA